A window of Primulina tabacum isolate GXHZ01 chromosome 4, ASM2559414v2, whole genome shotgun sequence contains these coding sequences:
- the LOC142542905 gene encoding WRKY transcription factor 22-like isoform X2, with product MAQSAAADMEDWSLQAIVRGSSGDLSKISDMDTCDRYHDDNLFSDFISGGYRSIDHEFFASFPGIFDREEMDSRNGLEELYKPFYHVAAQSSFGFQENEQKTGVEDYKRNQESDQSSGNNYAESVCKAVSTPKYKRRKNQHKRVVIQVSADDITSDKWAWRKYGQKPIKGSPYPRSYYRCSSSKGCLARKQVEQSCADPGMFILTYTAEHSHSLPTRRNSLSGTIRQKFPSSKAPNTPLVKREKDEEPSSPNSTKTHTHFSSTDEDFHPRIKQEGKIIMAHTNDADDFNMSDDLILNGEFFSGLEDFDDFVSELGNSHTSSPQFPKLR from the exons ATGGCTCAATCTGCAGCAGCTGATATGGAAGATTGGAGTTTGCAAGCAATAGTTAGAGGATCAAGTGGTGATTTGTCAAAGATTTCTGATATGGATACATGTGATCGTTATCATGATGACAATTTGTTTTCGGACTTCATTTCCGGTGGTTATCGGTCGATAGATCATGAGTTTTTTGCTAGTTTTCCTGGAATTTTCGATAGGGAGGAAATGGATTCGAGGAatggattagaggagctttaCAAGCCATTTTACCATGTTGCAGCACAGAGTTCTTTTGGATTTCAAGAAAATGAGCAGAAAACTGGTGTGGAGGACTATAAGAGAAATCAAGAATCTGATCAATCATCGGGGAATAATTATGCTGAAAGCGTTTGTAAAGCTGTTTCTACCCCAAAATACAAAAGAAG GAAGAATCAGCATAAACGAGTGGTGATCCAAGTTTCTGCAGATGATATTACTTCTGATAAGTGGGCTTGGCGCAAGTATGGCCAAAAACCTATCAAGGGTTCACCATATCCAAG GAGCTATTATAGGTGTAGCAGCTCAAAGGGCTGTTTGGCACGGAAACAAGTGGAGCAAAGCTGTGCTGATCCTGGAATGTTTATCTTAACCTACACTGCAGAGCACAGCCACAGCTTGCCTACTCGGAGAAACTCCTTATCCGGTACAATCCGGCAAAAATTTCCATCTTCAAAAGCACCAAACACGCCTCTTGTTAAGCGAGAAAAAGACGAGGAACCAAGCAGCCCCAATTCGACAAAAACCCATACACATTTTTCGTCAACTGACGAAGATTTTCATCCAAGAATTAAACAAGAGGGAAAAATAATTATGGCTCATACAAATGATGCTGATGATTTCAACATGTCCGATGATTTGATACTGAACGGTGAATTCTTTTCGGGTttggaagattttgatgattttgtttCAGAACTGGGCAATTCACATACATCTTCTCCACAGTTTCCG AAACTTAGGTAG
- the LOC142542906 gene encoding endoglucanase 20-like: protein MTSHLVILFVISLFIGPIASTKPITDPRFLLDARNYKDALSKGILFFEGQRSGKLPSSQRVKWRADSALSDGELENVNLTGGYYDAGDNVKFGWPMSFSMSLLSWAASEYKNEIASANQLRYLQNVINWGTLFLLRAHTSSTTLYTQVGDGNNDHQCWERPEDMDTTRTLYKITASSPGTEVAADAAAALAAASIVFKEVSPNYSARLLRHSKSLFQFADKYRGSYQASCPFYCSYSGYQDELLWAAAWLYKASGDNKYLNYVTSNQGWSQTVSEFSWDNKFAGAQTLIAKEFLEGKSNLAKYKDGADSFVCALLPGSSSVQIKTTPGGLLFTRDSSNLQYVTSASMILLAYSNILSAAGVEGVQCGSAHFSNSQIKAFAKSQVDYILGNNPKKMSYMVGFGNKSPTQLHHRGASIPSIHTHPAKVSCNEGYSDWYSSSKPNPNTHIGAIVGGPNSNDEFTDSRSDYSHLEPTTYMNAAFVGSVAALVGGRHTDRPRCLNLHANRTKDAVHGEEI, encoded by the exons ATGACTTCTCATTTAGTAATCTTGTTTGTGATATCATTATTTATTGGTCCGATTGCAAGTACAAAACCTATTACAGATCCTAGATTTCTCTTGGATGCCAGAAATTATAAGGATGCTTTGAGCAAAGGGATTTTGTTCTTTGAAGGCCAGCGTTCGGGTAAATTGCCGTCGAGCCAACGAGTGAAATGGAGGGCCGATTCGGCTCTGTCGgatggagaacttgaaaat GTAAATTTAACTGGAGGATATTATGATGCTGGTGACAATGTGAAGTTTGGGTGGCCAATGTCATTTTCCATGAGTTTGTTGAGTTGGGCTGCTTCCGAATATAAGAATGAGATCGCTTCAGCCAATCAGCTTCGTTACCTCCAAAATGTGATTAATTGGGGAACACTCTTCTTGCTCAGAGCTCACACATCGTCGACCACACTCTACACTCAG GTAGGGGATGGGAACAACGACCATCAGTGTTGGGAGCGGCCCGAAGATATGGACACGACGCGAACACTGTATAAAATCACAGCTTCTTCTCCCGGAACTGAGGTGGCTGCCGATGCTGCCGCCGCCCTTGCTGCTGCATCCATTGTTTTCAAGGAGGTTTCTCCAAATTATTCCGCCCGACTCCTACGCCACTCAAAATCG TTGTTTCAGTTTGCAGACAAGTATAGAGGATCTTATCAGGCGTCTTGCCCCTTTTACTGTTCTTACTCTGGTTACCAG GATGAGTTGCTGTGGGCTGCTGCTTGGCTATATAAAGCAAGTGGAGACAACAAATATCTAAACTACGTAACGAGTAATCAGGGATGGAGTCAGACCGTTTCTGAGTTCAGTTGGGATAATAAGTTTGCTGGGGCTCAAACTTTAATAGCCAAG GAATTTCTTGAGGGAAAGTCAAACCTGGCAAAATACAAGGATGGGGCTGATTCATTCGTGTGTGCGTTGTTGCCTGGAAGTAGCTCTGTGCAGATCAAGACAACCCCTG GTGGACTTCTATTTACTAGAGACAGCAGTAACCTACAATATGTGACGAGCGCCTCGATGATACTTCTTGCATATTCCAACATCTTAAGCGCAGCTGGTGTAGAGGGAGTCCAATGTGGATCAGCCCATTTTTCCAATTCTCAAATCAAAGCCTTTGCAAAATCACAG GTGGACTACATCCTTGGAAATAACCCCAAGAAGATGTCATACATGGTTGGATTTGGCAACAAATCCCCCACACAATTACACCACAGAGGTGCATCAATTCCCTCAATCCATACACATCCTGCCAAAGTGAGCTGCAACGAGGGGTATTCAGACTGGTACTCATCTTCAAAGCCAAATCCGAACACACATATAGGTGCCATTGTTGGAGGACCGAATTCGAATGATGAGTTCACAGATTCAAGATCGGATTACTCACATTTAGAGCCCACCACATACATGAATGCAGCTTTTGTAGGATCTGTGGCTGCTTTAGTTGGTGGCCGCCACACTGATCGGCCTAGGTGCTTGAATTTGCATGCTAATAGAACCAAAGATGCGGTCCATGGAGAAGAAATATAA
- the LOC142542905 gene encoding WRKY transcription factor 22-like isoform X1 — MAQSAAADMEDWSLQAIVRGSSGDLSKISDMDTCDRYHDDNLFSDFISGGYRSIDHEFFASFPGIFDREEMDSRNGLEELYKPFYHVAAQSSFGFQENEQKTGVEDYKRNQESDQSSGNNYAESVCKAVSTPKYKRRKNQHKRVVIQVSADDITSDKWAWRKYGQKPIKGSPYPRSYYRCSSSKGCLARKQVEQSCADPGMFILTYTAEHSHSLPTRRNSLSGTIRQKFPSSKAPNTPLVKREKDEEPSSPNSTKTHTHFSSTDEDFHPRIKQEGKIIMAHTNDADDFNMSDDLILNGEFFSGLEDFDDFVSELGNSHTSSPQFPHANSST; from the exons ATGGCTCAATCTGCAGCAGCTGATATGGAAGATTGGAGTTTGCAAGCAATAGTTAGAGGATCAAGTGGTGATTTGTCAAAGATTTCTGATATGGATACATGTGATCGTTATCATGATGACAATTTGTTTTCGGACTTCATTTCCGGTGGTTATCGGTCGATAGATCATGAGTTTTTTGCTAGTTTTCCTGGAATTTTCGATAGGGAGGAAATGGATTCGAGGAatggattagaggagctttaCAAGCCATTTTACCATGTTGCAGCACAGAGTTCTTTTGGATTTCAAGAAAATGAGCAGAAAACTGGTGTGGAGGACTATAAGAGAAATCAAGAATCTGATCAATCATCGGGGAATAATTATGCTGAAAGCGTTTGTAAAGCTGTTTCTACCCCAAAATACAAAAGAAG GAAGAATCAGCATAAACGAGTGGTGATCCAAGTTTCTGCAGATGATATTACTTCTGATAAGTGGGCTTGGCGCAAGTATGGCCAAAAACCTATCAAGGGTTCACCATATCCAAG GAGCTATTATAGGTGTAGCAGCTCAAAGGGCTGTTTGGCACGGAAACAAGTGGAGCAAAGCTGTGCTGATCCTGGAATGTTTATCTTAACCTACACTGCAGAGCACAGCCACAGCTTGCCTACTCGGAGAAACTCCTTATCCGGTACAATCCGGCAAAAATTTCCATCTTCAAAAGCACCAAACACGCCTCTTGTTAAGCGAGAAAAAGACGAGGAACCAAGCAGCCCCAATTCGACAAAAACCCATACACATTTTTCGTCAACTGACGAAGATTTTCATCCAAGAATTAAACAAGAGGGAAAAATAATTATGGCTCATACAAATGATGCTGATGATTTCAACATGTCCGATGATTTGATACTGAACGGTGAATTCTTTTCGGGTttggaagattttgatgattttgtttCAGAACTGGGCAATTCACATACATCTTCTCCACAGTTTCCG CATGCAAATTCAAGCACCTAG
- the LOC142541784 gene encoding uncharacterized protein LOC142541784, giving the protein MAGRPLRQNRNPRYANTDRECGQENGHGNGPPPAVNLSRADLMAIATIVVTTLQGCPTFRGDADPEVGQSWLKSVETQLRLLEVPDALKVDVIVPFLEDRAAKWWEAVSPAMTAAGPITWRIFRETFLKQYYPAEVRLQKLSEFENLTQAPDMSVVEYTSKFNALGSYVPAIMGDKVLKLHRFKKGLNSRIQSALAVYQPANFSDLMGAAIRAETDIRRREGENKNKRPHIGQSSQGDTQGSAEEIMVYASDVGKRDTELSNVLLLPTKQPGPNKGTGQITGANPNKPKEGKPNARVFAMTQEEADHANEVVSGMDWLARNNALVDCKEKRLKLRTPNQEEIVYHEELLGIVPDREVEFEINLVPGAAPISKAPYRMAPAELKELKEQLQELLDKKQVRPSVSPWGALVLFVKKKVGSMRLCIDYRELSKITIKNRYPLPRIEDLLDQLKGATVFSKLDLRTGYHQLKVRVEDIPKTAFRTRYEHYEFTVMPFGLTNAPAAFMDLMNRVFKPFLDRFIVVFIDDILVYSSNEKEHEEHLRLTLQTLREKELYAKFKKSGVSVDPKKVEVITEWPKPKNVTDIRSFLGLAGYYRKFVEGFSSIAIPLTKLTQKNSKFVWDEGKANKVADALSRKNGGKITLASLSARPCLQETVKLNQDRDPELKKLKGQVESGKSQDLQIDDKGVIWMKGRLCVPDSDNLRQEMLSKAHKSKFSVHPGSQSRAPATWRIIATFGDTRVEMGTYLHELCGRITKVEARSRRNMGNCR; this is encoded by the exons atggccggcAGACCCCTAAGACAGAACCGCAACCCGCGTTATGCTAATACCGACCGTGAATGCGGACAGGAGAATGGGCATGGAAATGGACCCCCGCCTGCAGTCAACTTAAGCCGAGCTGATCTTATGGCCATAGCCACCATTGTGGTGACAACACTGCAAGG GTGTCCGACATTCAGAGGGGACGCCGATCCTGAAGTTGGCCAGAGTTGGCTAAAGAGTGTCGAGACTCAGTTGAGGCTATTGGAAGTTCCCGATGCACTCAAAGTAGATGTGATCGTGCCTTTTCTGGAAGACAGAGCAGCTAAATGGTGGGAAGCAGTCTCGCCAGCCATGACCGCTGCTGGACCAATCACGTGGCGAATCTTCCGAGAGACATTTCTGAAACAGTACTACCCAGCAGAAGTCAGACTACAGAAGTTAAGTGAGTTTGAGAATCTCACTCAGGCTCCAGATATGTCAGTAGTGGAGTACACTTCTAAGTTCAATGCCCTTGGGTCGTATGTTCCGGCAATCATGGGGGATAAAGTTTTGAAGCTGCACCGTTTCAAGAAAGGGTTGAACAGCCGAATCCAGTCGGCCTTAGCAGTTTATCAGCCCGCCAATTTTTCAGATCTTATGGGCGCAGCTATCCGAGCTGAAACTGATATCCGTCGAAGAGAGGGAGAGAATAAGAACAAGCGTCCTCATATCGGTCAGTCTTCGCAGGGAG ACACACAGGGGAGTGCCGAAGAAATAATGGTGTATGCTTCGGATGTGGGAAAGCGGGACACCGAATTGTCGAATGTCCTACTGCTGCCAACCAAGCAGCCAGGGCCCAACAAGGGAACTGGGCAAATTACTGGAGCTAACCCCAACAAGCCAAAGGAAGGCAAGCCTAATGCCAGGGTCTTTGCTATGACTCAAGAAGAGGCCGACCACGCCAATGAAGTCGTGTCAG gaatggattggttagccagaAACAATGCATTAGTGGACTGTAAAGAGAAAAGATTGAAGCTCCGAACCCCAAATCAGGAAGAGATCGTGTATCATG AAGAACTCCTAGGGATAGTCCCGGACCGTGAAGTTGAGTTCGAAATTAATCTGGTTCCTGGTGCAGCACCGATTTCGAAAGCACCTTACAGGATGGCACCAGCTGAACTCAAAGAGTTAaaggaacaactccaagaattgctggACAAAAAGCAAGTTCGACCAAGTGTGTCCCCATGGGGAGCACTAgtactctttgtaaagaagaaagttgggagtatgagattgtgcatcgacTATAGAGAACTGAGCAAGATCACTATCAAGAACAGGTACCCTCTCCCGAGAATAGAAGACCTACTTGATCAGCTTAAGGGAGCTACGGTCTTTTCTAAACTGGATCTGAGGACTGGataccaccaactgaaggtcaggGTTGAAGATATCCCCAAAACAGCTTTTCGAACAAGATATGAGCATTATGAGTtcacagtgatgccttttgggctGACCAATGCGCCTGCAGCcttcatggaccttatgaacAGAGTATTCAAACCATTCCTGGACCGATTCATAGTAGTGtttattgacgacatcctcGTCTATTCTTCCAACGAGAAAGAGCATGAAGAACACCTCCGCCTTACACTTCAGACTCTGAGAGAGAAGGAACTCTATGCtaagtttaagaaat caggagtatcagtggaCCCCAAGAAAGTTGAGGTAATTACAGAATGGCCAAAGCCTAAAAACGTCACAGATATCAGGAGCTTTCTTGGATTGGCAggttattacaggaagttcgtcGAAGGTTTTTCTTCAATTGCCATACCACTGACTAAACTCACTCAGAAGAATTCTAAGTTCGTCTGGGACGAAG GTAAAGCGAACAAAGTGGCCGATGCCCTGAGTAGGAAAAATGGAGGCAAGATCACTCTAGCTTCACTCTCCGCTCGGCCATGTCTGCaggagaccgtcaagttaaatcaGGACCGGGACCCCGAGCTAAAGAAACTTAAGGGACAAGTCGAAAGCGGGAAGTCTCAAGATCTACAAATTGATGACAAAGGAGTCatatggatgaaaggacgactgTGTGTACCAGACAGTgataaccttcgccaagaaATGCTGTCAAAAGCACACAAAtccaaattttcagtccatccaggga GTCAAAGTAGAGCACCAGCGACCTGGAGGATTATTGCAACCTTTGGAGAtaccagagtggaaatgggaacatatctccATGAACTTTGTGGTAGGATTACCAAAGTCGAGGCAAGATCAAgacggaatatgggtaattgtagatag